In Phacochoerus africanus isolate WHEZ1 chromosome 14, ROS_Pafr_v1, whole genome shotgun sequence, one genomic interval encodes:
- the UNK gene encoding RING finger protein unkempt homolog isoform X2: MSKGPGPGGSAASSAPPAATAQVLQAQPEKPQHYTYLKEFRTEQCPLFVQHKCTQHRPYTCFHWHFVNQRRRRSIRRRDGTFNYSPDVYCTKYDEATGLCPEGDECPFLHRTTGDTERRYHLRYYKTGICIHETDSKGNCTKNGLHCAFAHGPHDLRSPVYDIRELQAMEALQNGQTAVEGSIEGQSAGAASHAMIEKILSEEPRWQETAYVLGNYKTEPCKKPPRLCRQGYACPYYHNSKDRRRSPRKHKYRSSPCPNVKHGDEWGDPGKCENGDACQYCHTRTEQQFHPEIYKSTKCNDMQQSGSCPRGPFCAFAHVEQPALGDDLQPSSAVSSPTQPGPVLYMPSAAGDSVPVSPSSPHAPDLSALLCRNSSLGSPSNLCGSPPGSIRKPPNLEGIVFPGESGLAPGSYKKAPGFEREDQVGAEYLKNLKCQAKLKPHSLEPRNQEQPLLQPKQDMLGILPVGSPLTSSISSSITSSLAATPPSPAGTSSVPGMNANALPFYPASDTVESVIESALDDLDLNEFGVAALEKTFDSSTVPHPGSITVGGSLLQSSAPVNIPGSLGSSASFHSASPSPPVSLSSHFLQQPQGHLSQSENTFLGTSASHGSLGLNGMNSSIWEHFASGSFSPGTSPAFLSGPGAAELARLRQELDEANGTIKQWEESWKQAKQACDAWKKEAEEAGERASAAGAECELAREQRDAMEAQVKKLQEELERLHSGPDPQALPAFSDLETLSLSTLYSLQKQLRAHLEQVDKAVFHMQSVKCLKCQEQNRAVLPCQHAVLCELCAEGSECPVCQPGRAHTLQS, translated from the exons GTACCTGAAGGAATTCCGCACTGAGCAGTGCCCACTCTTTGTGCAACACAAATGCACTCAACATCGGCCCTATACCTGCTTCCACTGGCATTTTGTGAACCAGCGCCGCCGCCGGTCCATCCGCCGTCGGGACGGCACCTTCAACTACAGCCCTGACGTCTACTGCACCAAGTACGACGAGGCCACGGGCCTCTGCCCGGAGGGCGACGA GTGCCCATTCCTGCACAGGACCACAGGGGACACGGAGCGCAGGTACCACCTGCGCTACTATAAGACTGGAATCTGCATCCACGAGACAGACTCGAAAGGCAACTGCACCAAAAACGGCCTGCACTGCGCTTTTGCCCACGGGCCCCATGACCTGCGCTCCCCTGTCTACGACATCAG ggagCTCCAGGCAATGGAGGCCTTGCAGAATGGCCAGACCGCAGTGGAGGGCAGCATAGAGGGCCAGTCGGCCGGGGCCGCGAGCCACGCCATGATAGAAAAAATCCTCAGCGAGGAGCCACGGTGGCAAG AGACCGCATATGTGCTGGGGAACTATAAGACGGAGCCGTGCAAGAAGCCCCCGCGGCTGTGCCGCCAGGGTTATGCCTGTCCCTACTACCACAACAGCAAAGACCGGCGGCGGAGCCCCCGGAAACACAAATACAG GTCGTCTCCATGTCCGAACGTAAAACACGGGGATGAGTGGGGAGACCCCGGCAAGTGTGAGAACGGAGACGCCTGCCAGTACTGCCACACCCGCACGGAGCAGCAGTTCCACCCAGAG ATCTATAAGTCTACCAAGTGCAACGACATGCAGCAGTCGGGCAGCTGTCCCCGGGGACCTTTCTGCGCCTTCGCCCACGTAGAAC AGCCAGCCCTCGGTGACGACCTGCAGCCTTCCTCAGCCGTGTCCAGCCCCACCCAGCCGGGTCCCGTCTTGTACATGCCGTCTGCTGCCGGCGACTCGGTGCCCGTGAGCCCCTCCAGCCCACATGCCCCTGACCTCAGTGCT CTCCTCTGTAGGAACAGCAGCCTAGGGAGCCCATCTAACCTCTGTGGCTCCCCACCGGGCTCCATCAGGAAGCCCCCAAATCTGGAAGGCATTGTTTTTCCTGGGGAGTCTGGCCTCGCCCCTGGCAGCTATAAGAAGGCTCCTGGCTTTGAGAGGGAAGACCAGGTGGGAGCCGAATACCTGAAAAATCTGAAGTGCCAG GCCAAGTTAAAACCCCACTCACTAGAGCCCAGGAATCAAGAGCAGCCTCTGCTTCAGCCCAAACAG GACATGCTGGGCATCCTCCCTGTGGGCAGCCCCCTGACCTCAAGCATCTCTTCTAGTATCACATCCAGCCTAGCAGCTACTCCCCCTAGCCCCGCCGGCACCAGCAGCGTCCCTGGCATGAATGCAAATGCTCTGCCCTTCTACCCCGCCAGCGACACGGTAGAGTCGGTCATAG AGTCTGCCCTGGATGACCTGGACCTGAATGAGTTCGGGGTGGCCGCCTTAGAGAAGACTTTCGACAGCAGCACCGTGCCCCACCCGGGCAGCATCACAGTCG GCGGCAGTTTGCTGCAGAGCTCCGCACCCGTGAAcatccctggctccctgggcagCTCTGCCTCCTTCCACTCCGCATCCCCGTCCCCTCCCGTCAGCCTCTCCTCGCATTTCCTGCAGCAGCCCCAGGGCCACCTGAGCCagtcagaaaacacatttttgggGACCTCAGCATCACATGGATCTTTGG GGCTGAACGGGATGAACAGCAGCATCTGGGAGCATTTTGCCTCTGGAAGTTTCTCCCCGGGCACTTCCCCTGCTTTCCTGTCGGGGCCAGGGGCTGCGGAGCTGGCCCGGCTTAGGCAAGAACTAGATGAAGCCAACGGTACCATCAAGCAGTGGGAGGAGTCCTGGAAGCAGGCGAAGCAG GCTTGTGATGCCTGGAAGAAGGAGGCCGAGGAGGCCGGGGAGCGGGCCAGCGCGGCAGGTGCGGAGTGCGAGCTGGCCCGGGAGCAGCGGGATGCGATGGAGGCGCAGGTGAAGAAGCTACAGGAGGAGCTGGAGCGGCTGCACTCAGGCCCCGACCCGCAGGCCCTGCCCGCCTTTTCCGACCTGGAGACCCTCTCACTCTCCACCCTCTACTCCCTCCAGAAGCAGCTGCGGGCGCACCTGGAACAAGTGGACAAG GCCGTGTTCCACATGCAGTCGGTGAAATGCCTTAAGTGTCAGGAGCAGAACCGAGCGGTGCTGCCGTGCCAACACGCCGTGCTGTGTGAGCTCTGTGCCGAGGGCAGTGAGTGCCCCGTGTGCCAGCCAGGCCGGGCCCACACCCTCCAGTCGTGA
- the UNK gene encoding RING finger protein unkempt homolog isoform X1, with amino-acid sequence MYLKEFRTEQCPLFVQHKCTQHRPYTCFHWHFVNQRRRRSIRRRDGTFNYSPDVYCTKYDEATGLCPEGDECPFLHRTTGDTERRYHLRYYKTGICIHETDSKGNCTKNGLHCAFAHGPHDLRSPVYDIRELQAMEALQNGQTAVEGSIEGQSAGAASHAMIEKILSEEPRWQETAYVLGNYKTEPCKKPPRLCRQGYACPYYHNSKDRRRSPRKHKYRSSPCPNVKHGDEWGDPGKCENGDACQYCHTRTEQQFHPEIYKSTKCNDMQQSGSCPRGPFCAFAHVEQPALGDDLQPSSAVSSPTQPGPVLYMPSAAGDSVPVSPSSPHAPDLSALLCRNSSLGSPSNLCGSPPGSIRKPPNLEGIVFPGESGLAPGSYKKAPGFEREDQVGAEYLKNLKCQAKLKPHSLEPRNQEQPLLQPKQDMLGILPVGSPLTSSISSSITSSLAATPPSPAGTSSVPGMNANALPFYPASDTVESVIESALDDLDLNEFGVAALEKTFDSSTVPHPGSITVGGSLLQSSAPVNIPGSLGSSASFHSASPSPPVSLSSHFLQQPQGHLSQSENTFLGTSASHGSLGLNGMNSSIWEHFASGSFSPGTSPAFLSGPGAAELARLRQELDEANGTIKQWEESWKQAKQACDAWKKEAEEAGERASAAGAECELAREQRDAMEAQVKKLQEELERLHSGPDPQALPAFSDLETLSLSTLYSLQKQLRAHLEQVDKAVFHMQSVKCLKCQEQNRAVLPCQHAVLCELCAEGSECPVCQPGRAHTLQS; translated from the exons GTACCTGAAGGAATTCCGCACTGAGCAGTGCCCACTCTTTGTGCAACACAAATGCACTCAACATCGGCCCTATACCTGCTTCCACTGGCATTTTGTGAACCAGCGCCGCCGCCGGTCCATCCGCCGTCGGGACGGCACCTTCAACTACAGCCCTGACGTCTACTGCACCAAGTACGACGAGGCCACGGGCCTCTGCCCGGAGGGCGACGA GTGCCCATTCCTGCACAGGACCACAGGGGACACGGAGCGCAGGTACCACCTGCGCTACTATAAGACTGGAATCTGCATCCACGAGACAGACTCGAAAGGCAACTGCACCAAAAACGGCCTGCACTGCGCTTTTGCCCACGGGCCCCATGACCTGCGCTCCCCTGTCTACGACATCAG ggagCTCCAGGCAATGGAGGCCTTGCAGAATGGCCAGACCGCAGTGGAGGGCAGCATAGAGGGCCAGTCGGCCGGGGCCGCGAGCCACGCCATGATAGAAAAAATCCTCAGCGAGGAGCCACGGTGGCAAG AGACCGCATATGTGCTGGGGAACTATAAGACGGAGCCGTGCAAGAAGCCCCCGCGGCTGTGCCGCCAGGGTTATGCCTGTCCCTACTACCACAACAGCAAAGACCGGCGGCGGAGCCCCCGGAAACACAAATACAG GTCGTCTCCATGTCCGAACGTAAAACACGGGGATGAGTGGGGAGACCCCGGCAAGTGTGAGAACGGAGACGCCTGCCAGTACTGCCACACCCGCACGGAGCAGCAGTTCCACCCAGAG ATCTATAAGTCTACCAAGTGCAACGACATGCAGCAGTCGGGCAGCTGTCCCCGGGGACCTTTCTGCGCCTTCGCCCACGTAGAAC AGCCAGCCCTCGGTGACGACCTGCAGCCTTCCTCAGCCGTGTCCAGCCCCACCCAGCCGGGTCCCGTCTTGTACATGCCGTCTGCTGCCGGCGACTCGGTGCCCGTGAGCCCCTCCAGCCCACATGCCCCTGACCTCAGTGCT CTCCTCTGTAGGAACAGCAGCCTAGGGAGCCCATCTAACCTCTGTGGCTCCCCACCGGGCTCCATCAGGAAGCCCCCAAATCTGGAAGGCATTGTTTTTCCTGGGGAGTCTGGCCTCGCCCCTGGCAGCTATAAGAAGGCTCCTGGCTTTGAGAGGGAAGACCAGGTGGGAGCCGAATACCTGAAAAATCTGAAGTGCCAG GCCAAGTTAAAACCCCACTCACTAGAGCCCAGGAATCAAGAGCAGCCTCTGCTTCAGCCCAAACAG GACATGCTGGGCATCCTCCCTGTGGGCAGCCCCCTGACCTCAAGCATCTCTTCTAGTATCACATCCAGCCTAGCAGCTACTCCCCCTAGCCCCGCCGGCACCAGCAGCGTCCCTGGCATGAATGCAAATGCTCTGCCCTTCTACCCCGCCAGCGACACGGTAGAGTCGGTCATAG AGTCTGCCCTGGATGACCTGGACCTGAATGAGTTCGGGGTGGCCGCCTTAGAGAAGACTTTCGACAGCAGCACCGTGCCCCACCCGGGCAGCATCACAGTCG GCGGCAGTTTGCTGCAGAGCTCCGCACCCGTGAAcatccctggctccctgggcagCTCTGCCTCCTTCCACTCCGCATCCCCGTCCCCTCCCGTCAGCCTCTCCTCGCATTTCCTGCAGCAGCCCCAGGGCCACCTGAGCCagtcagaaaacacatttttgggGACCTCAGCATCACATGGATCTTTGG GGCTGAACGGGATGAACAGCAGCATCTGGGAGCATTTTGCCTCTGGAAGTTTCTCCCCGGGCACTTCCCCTGCTTTCCTGTCGGGGCCAGGGGCTGCGGAGCTGGCCCGGCTTAGGCAAGAACTAGATGAAGCCAACGGTACCATCAAGCAGTGGGAGGAGTCCTGGAAGCAGGCGAAGCAG GCTTGTGATGCCTGGAAGAAGGAGGCCGAGGAGGCCGGGGAGCGGGCCAGCGCGGCAGGTGCGGAGTGCGAGCTGGCCCGGGAGCAGCGGGATGCGATGGAGGCGCAGGTGAAGAAGCTACAGGAGGAGCTGGAGCGGCTGCACTCAGGCCCCGACCCGCAGGCCCTGCCCGCCTTTTCCGACCTGGAGACCCTCTCACTCTCCACCCTCTACTCCCTCCAGAAGCAGCTGCGGGCGCACCTGGAACAAGTGGACAAG GCCGTGTTCCACATGCAGTCGGTGAAATGCCTTAAGTGTCAGGAGCAGAACCGAGCGGTGCTGCCGTGCCAACACGCCGTGCTGTGTGAGCTCTGTGCCGAGGGCAGTGAGTGCCCCGTGTGCCAGCCAGGCCGGGCCCACACCCTCCAGTCGTGA